A part of Acidobacteriota bacterium genomic DNA contains:
- the tgt gene encoding tRNA guanosine(34) transglycosylase Tgt codes for MSGFGYTLLGTDGLARRGKLTTDRGVIETPVFMPVGTAGTVKAVTVDELEQIGCSILLGNTYHLYLRPGHRVVEELGGLHRFMNWRRPILTDSGGFQVFSLSDRRRVEEEGVLFRSHLDGSSHLLSPERSMEIQQSLGSDIVMVLDECPPFPAEREQIESAVDRSTRWATRSRDAYSGSGALFGIVQGGIHLDLRARSAEALRQMDFPGYAIGGVSVGEPVEAIARIVGETAAMLPVDRPRYLMGVGRPEDLVESVALGVDMFDCVMPTRNARNGTLFTRTGKVHIKRSEYARDPRPLDEQCGCETCRGYSRGYLRHLFLSNEILAARLHTIHNLHHYLELMREIRDAIDEQRFDRFRQEFHDRKARETTG; via the coding sequence GTGAGCGGATTCGGTTACACGCTGCTTGGCACAGACGGACTGGCGCGCCGGGGTAAGCTTACGACTGATCGTGGGGTGATCGAGACGCCGGTCTTCATGCCCGTGGGGACCGCCGGTACGGTCAAGGCAGTCACGGTCGACGAACTCGAGCAGATCGGTTGCAGCATCCTGCTTGGCAACACCTATCACCTCTACCTGCGTCCCGGTCACCGGGTCGTCGAGGAGCTGGGCGGTCTCCATCGCTTCATGAACTGGCGACGACCGATCCTCACCGATTCCGGTGGGTTTCAGGTGTTCTCGTTGTCCGATCGCCGTCGCGTGGAAGAGGAGGGGGTGCTGTTTCGCTCCCATCTCGACGGGAGTAGCCATCTACTCTCGCCGGAACGCAGCATGGAGATTCAGCAGTCCCTGGGCTCGGATATCGTGATGGTGCTCGACGAGTGCCCACCGTTCCCCGCCGAGCGCGAGCAGATCGAGTCCGCCGTCGATCGCAGCACACGATGGGCCACGCGATCGCGGGACGCCTATTCCGGTTCCGGCGCCCTGTTCGGCATCGTGCAGGGCGGGATCCATCTCGACCTTCGCGCACGAAGTGCCGAGGCCTTACGGCAGATGGACTTTCCGGGTTATGCCATCGGTGGTGTCTCCGTGGGGGAGCCGGTGGAGGCGATCGCCCGCATCGTCGGCGAGACGGCGGCGATGTTGCCGGTCGATCGGCCGCGCTATCTGATGGGAGTCGGACGACCGGAAGACCTGGTCGAATCGGTGGCGCTGGGTGTGGATATGTTTGACTGTGTCATGCCGACACGGAACGCGAGGAACGGCACCCTGTTCACCCGCACAGGGAAGGTCCACATCAAGCGTTCCGAATATGCCCGCGACCCCCGCCCGCTGGACGAGCAGTGCGGTTGTGAAACCTGTCGTGGTTATTCGCGGGGCTACCTGCGGCATCTGTTCCTCTCGAACGAGATCCTCGCGGCGCGACTCCACACGATCCACAACCTGCACCATTATCTGGAGCTGATGCGGGAGATTCGTGACGCCATCGACGAGCAGCGGTTCGATCGTTTTCGGCAGGAGTTTCACGATCGCAAGGCCCGGGAGACGACCGGATGA
- a CDS encoding UDP-2,3-diacylglucosamine diphosphatase encodes MKDLVFIGDVHLDRDDEALADFVVFLQSLAGRVSCVVLMGDLFNLWLGHEAMEQAHHRAVIAALVALRVQGVRVVYLEGNRDYRVGPRHRGTTFDISDEAPWTETFGGRRLYAVHGHGLNPDDLSYRRWHRFSRLSPVWGLFHLFPVATRIRWSDAMERRLRKSNRRFKGTLPEELLLGIAADRWDAGDTDVVLGHFHVERRFEVAGRGRLWVLPEWKGSRRHLRLTADGEMGFVDSMSVPRSPSSNSSSTPSA; translated from the coding sequence ATGAAGGATCTTGTCTTCATCGGTGACGTGCATCTCGATCGGGACGACGAGGCGCTGGCCGATTTCGTCGTGTTCCTGCAGAGTCTCGCCGGTCGGGTTTCGTGCGTCGTCCTGATGGGCGATCTCTTTAACCTATGGTTGGGTCACGAGGCGATGGAGCAGGCCCACCACCGGGCGGTCATCGCTGCGTTGGTGGCGCTTCGGGTTCAGGGCGTCCGGGTGGTCTACCTGGAGGGCAACCGGGACTACCGCGTCGGCCCTCGTCACCGCGGAACCACCTTCGATATCAGTGACGAGGCTCCGTGGACCGAGACCTTCGGCGGTCGGAGACTCTACGCGGTCCACGGTCACGGGCTGAACCCCGACGATCTCTCCTACCGTCGCTGGCATCGTTTCAGTCGTCTGTCGCCGGTGTGGGGCCTCTTTCATCTGTTCCCGGTCGCCACGCGAATCCGCTGGAGCGACGCGATGGAGCGACGATTGCGAAAATCGAATCGTCGCTTCAAGGGGACTCTGCCGGAGGAACTGCTGCTCGGAATCGCGGCCGACCGTTGGGACGCGGGCGACACCGACGTCGTGCTTGGACATTTCCACGTCGAGCGACGATTCGAGGTTGCCGGTCGCGGCCGGTTATGGGTCCTGCCGGAGTGGAAGGGAAGTCGCCGTCATCTGCGTCTCACGGCGGACGGCGAGATGGGCTTCGTGGACTCTATGTCGGTCCCGCGGAGTCCTTCTTCGAACTCTTCTTCGACCCCTTCGGCGTAA
- a CDS encoding NYN domain-containing protein: MSALQPEILERLGTDGLHRVLDDLLDKNRLVRLVTASGLKYDGMRVRSQTRSKLLTDLVARSEKDEATRRTILRTLQKELRPLARQWKAVADEEKARRLSNPTFLGSRGNLGKHLLLVAASEGEGDSASFEMLLARKHLLGLARNGNGAAEPTRPHREEQRLNKRIEQLEKKLKHLEGQLSKSRENERVLKRDLIQRKGELAEARMAGERQRRELERSRAEGQKSRAGRATPPGDGSSQVAKTLRRLSNEQKKLTESIVALPSRRTVSARLDASALGPVHEAIDQLRKELGSIRRDHGKQERAHLAKMENLDTQLVTALESVRKPRASKRSKSRDGTPRVGVFIDVQNVYYGARQLKGKLDFHALLEAATEKRRLIEATAYVVESKEIDQSGFIKLLEQRAIEVRRKTLQVRADGSTKGDWDMELALDILAAAPRLDVVVLVSGDGDFTSLVKRVKGMGPRVEVIGFPRTTAKALLEAADLYRPLDRKFMIYQRKPKVTPKGSKKSSKKDSAGPT; the protein is encoded by the coding sequence GTGTCCGCCCTCCAACCGGAAATCCTGGAGCGTCTCGGGACCGACGGCCTGCACCGGGTTCTGGACGACCTGCTGGACAAGAACCGCTTGGTTCGCCTCGTGACGGCGTCGGGTCTCAAGTACGACGGCATGCGGGTGCGTAGCCAGACTCGCAGCAAACTCCTGACCGACCTGGTGGCTCGCAGCGAGAAAGACGAGGCGACTCGACGGACGATCCTCCGCACCCTGCAGAAAGAGCTACGCCCCCTGGCCCGTCAGTGGAAGGCGGTTGCCGACGAGGAGAAGGCCCGGCGCCTGAGCAACCCGACGTTTCTCGGCAGCCGTGGCAATCTCGGGAAACACCTGTTGCTGGTGGCCGCCTCCGAGGGCGAGGGCGACAGCGCAAGCTTCGAGATGCTGCTGGCACGCAAACACCTGCTGGGACTTGCCCGCAACGGAAATGGCGCCGCCGAACCGACGCGTCCGCATCGTGAAGAACAGCGACTCAACAAGCGGATCGAGCAGTTAGAGAAGAAGCTCAAACATCTTGAGGGACAGCTGTCCAAGAGCCGAGAGAACGAACGGGTCCTCAAGCGAGACCTGATCCAGCGGAAGGGCGAACTCGCCGAGGCCAGGATGGCCGGCGAGCGACAGCGCCGCGAACTGGAACGCAGCCGGGCCGAGGGACAGAAGTCCCGCGCGGGTCGTGCCACCCCACCGGGCGACGGCAGCAGCCAGGTCGCCAAGACGCTGCGTCGTCTCAGCAACGAGCAGAAGAAGTTAACCGAGTCCATCGTGGCCCTACCGTCGCGCCGGACGGTCAGCGCCCGTCTCGATGCGTCCGCCCTGGGGCCGGTGCACGAGGCGATCGATCAACTCCGCAAGGAACTCGGATCCATCCGACGGGATCACGGCAAGCAGGAGCGGGCCCATCTGGCGAAGATGGAGAACCTCGACACGCAACTCGTCACCGCGCTCGAGTCGGTGCGCAAGCCCCGGGCCAGCAAGCGCAGCAAGAGTCGTGACGGGACACCGCGTGTCGGTGTCTTCATCGATGTCCAGAACGTCTACTACGGTGCGCGGCAGTTGAAGGGCAAGCTGGACTTTCACGCACTCCTCGAAGCCGCCACCGAGAAGCGTCGATTGATCGAGGCCACCGCCTACGTGGTCGAGTCGAAGGAGATCGATCAGTCGGGGTTCATCAAACTCCTCGAACAGCGCGCGATTGAGGTTCGACGAAAGACGCTTCAGGTTCGGGCCGACGGTTCGACGAAGGGCGACTGGGATATGGAGCTGGCGCTGGACATCCTTGCGGCGGCGCCCCGTCTGGACGTTGTGGTTCTGGTTTCGGGCGACGGCGACTTCACCTCACTCGTCAAACGCGTGAAGGGCATGGGCCCGCGGGTCGAGGTCATCGGCTTCCCGAGAACGACGGCCAAGGCCCTGCTGGAGGCCGCGGATCTCTACCGCCCGCTGGACCGCAAGTTCATGATCTACCAGCGCAAGCCTAAAGTTACGCCGAAGGGGTCGAAGAAGAGTTCGAAGAAGGACTCCGCGGGACCGACATAG
- a CDS encoding holo-ACP synthase codes for MIVAVGLDMVEIERFAAALARRGARFRQRLFTDQEWEACQGRPDRLQALAARFAVKEATLKALGTGWSRGLGFRQIELLGRRGAPPELRLHGPAHDRAVELGVLRSHVSLTHQPGIAAAVVVLEG; via the coding sequence GTGATCGTGGCAGTCGGGCTCGATATGGTCGAAATCGAAAGGTTTGCCGCGGCCCTGGCCCGTCGCGGGGCCCGGTTTCGCCAGCGCCTGTTCACCGATCAGGAGTGGGAGGCCTGTCAGGGGCGCCCCGATCGGCTCCAGGCCCTGGCCGCCCGTTTCGCCGTCAAGGAGGCGACCCTCAAGGCCCTGGGCACCGGCTGGTCCCGAGGACTGGGCTTTCGCCAGATCGAGCTCCTGGGCCGGCGGGGAGCCCCGCCGGAGCTACGACTCCACGGACCGGCCCACGACCGGGCGGTGGAACTCGGCGTCCTTCGCTCGCACGTCAGCCTGACCCATCAGCCGGGCATCGCCGCCGCTGTCGTCGTCCTCGAAGGTTAG
- a CDS encoding DUF4388 domain-containing protein, whose product MPLFGTLKSMPLPDLLQWIGTSRATGTLQLERAKVRKSICLRDGIIVGCMSDDPPQKLGQFLLARGSIDEQTLSRALQEQTGKRRPLGEILVEMKAILPDDLTRYLESQAEETIFSLFDWEDAVFRFNNELNDEDVTFAVQLRVDDVLLRGVQRYDEMRRIKDTFHNPRIVLSQTGTAPPTAVLDNKMAMTLFEAIDGERTVDDILLHTHGSEFVVKKFLYELHSAGVVAISGLKETPAPTKALPATLPAADDEIPLAAAPEESEPAPSAGPTPVASPVAEASTQEPTPTDPPPTILTATPPVAGPSLKDDDGEPLEDLLANWEPESSSKDNVESVAADLSEAVEATQTVEALEDSKGHQLNTRLEEVRVLMKHGEFEKSLDILDEIYARFPGDESLRRLTAEAEAEFAEKAYRYFLPASKIAVLTKPLADLESETFSPTEFFMISRLDGSWDVRSIIQIAPMREADALRTLKRLRESGVIELKDPEPS is encoded by the coding sequence ATGCCGTTGTTCGGAACGCTGAAGTCGATGCCTTTGCCCGACTTGCTCCAATGGATTGGCACGTCACGTGCCACCGGAACGCTGCAACTTGAGCGGGCAAAGGTGCGCAAATCGATCTGTCTTCGTGACGGGATCATCGTCGGCTGCATGTCCGACGATCCTCCGCAGAAGCTGGGGCAGTTCCTGCTGGCCCGTGGGAGCATCGACGAGCAGACCCTCTCCCGCGCGTTGCAGGAACAGACCGGTAAGCGACGCCCGCTCGGCGAGATCCTCGTCGAGATGAAGGCGATCCTCCCCGACGACCTGACCCGCTATCTGGAGTCGCAGGCCGAAGAGACGATCTTCAGTCTATTCGACTGGGAGGACGCGGTCTTTCGTTTCAACAACGAGCTCAATGACGAGGACGTCACCTTTGCCGTCCAACTCCGGGTAGACGACGTCCTCCTCCGTGGCGTGCAACGCTACGACGAGATGAGACGGATCAAAGACACGTTCCACAATCCGCGCATCGTCCTCAGTCAGACCGGCACCGCACCTCCGACGGCGGTCCTGGACAACAAGATGGCCATGACGCTCTTCGAGGCCATCGACGGCGAGCGAACCGTCGACGACATCCTGCTGCATACCCATGGCAGCGAATTCGTCGTCAAGAAGTTCCTCTACGAGTTGCACAGCGCCGGCGTCGTGGCGATCAGCGGCCTGAAGGAGACTCCGGCCCCGACGAAAGCGCTACCCGCCACACTACCGGCGGCGGACGACGAGATTCCACTGGCGGCCGCGCCCGAGGAGTCCGAACCGGCGCCGTCTGCCGGGCCGACCCCGGTCGCCTCTCCGGTCGCCGAAGCCTCCACGCAAGAACCCACCCCGACCGACCCTCCACCCACGATCCTGACGGCCACACCGCCGGTCGCCGGGCCCTCGTTGAAGGACGACGACGGCGAACCACTGGAGGATCTGCTGGCCAACTGGGAGCCCGAGTCTTCCTCGAAAGATAACGTCGAGTCGGTCGCCGCCGATCTCTCGGAGGCGGTTGAGGCCACGCAGACGGTCGAGGCGCTGGAGGATTCCAAGGGGCATCAGTTGAACACGCGTCTCGAAGAAGTACGCGTGTTGATGAAACACGGTGAGTTCGAGAAGTCGTTGGACATCCTCGACGAGATCTACGCCCGTTTCCCCGGTGACGAGTCCCTGCGACGCCTGACCGCGGAGGCGGAAGCCGAGTTTGCGGAGAAGGCCTATCGCTACTTCCTTCCCGCCTCCAAGATCGCCGTGCTGACGAAGCCCCTGGCCGACCTGGAATCGGAGACTTTTTCGCCGACGGAGTTCTTCATGATCAGCCGTCTGGATGGCAGCTGGGATGTTCGATCGATCATCCAGATCGCACCGATGCGAGAGGCCGACGCGTTACGCACCCTCAAGCGACTCCGGGAGTCCGGTGTCATCGAATTGAAGGACCCTGAACCGTCCTAA
- a CDS encoding acetyl-CoA C-acetyltransferase, whose amino-acid sequence MERSVLLAAAVRTPIGKFNGGLASQTAVDLGTAVCKETIRRSGLAPDQVDQVIFGHARQAGCGPNPARQVAIRSEIPVEKTAMTINQACLSGMQSILAAIRAIRLDEAEVVVAGGMEAMSRVPYMLDARWGFRMGHQELTDGMYRDGFHDPICDKLMGQTAETLATRGEISREEQDAYAARSQQRAEIAVEHGRFDAEMMKVDISTRKGVVTVERDEHPRAGVTADGISRMRPVFQADGTVTAANSSGITDGASAMVVASEEAVERLNLEPLARVCGYQVEGVDPEVMGIGPVPAVRRLLKRTEVALDEIDLVELNEAFAAQVLAVDRELGFDPEKLNVNGGAIALGHPIGCSGNRVVVTLLHELARREARLGLATLCVSGGLGGALLLERVAG is encoded by the coding sequence ATGGAACGATCAGTCCTGTTGGCCGCCGCCGTTCGCACCCCGATCGGGAAGTTCAACGGGGGGCTGGCATCTCAGACCGCCGTCGACCTCGGAACCGCGGTCTGCAAAGAGACCATCCGCCGCAGTGGGCTGGCTCCGGACCAGGTGGATCAGGTGATCTTCGGTCACGCACGCCAGGCCGGCTGCGGACCCAACCCCGCCCGTCAGGTCGCCATTCGCAGCGAGATCCCTGTCGAGAAGACGGCCATGACGATCAATCAGGCCTGCCTATCCGGCATGCAGTCGATCCTCGCGGCGATCCGCGCCATCCGCCTGGACGAGGCGGAGGTCGTCGTGGCCGGCGGGATGGAGGCGATGAGTCGGGTCCCCTACATGCTCGATGCCCGCTGGGGCTTCCGCATGGGTCATCAGGAGTTGACCGATGGCATGTATCGAGACGGGTTCCATGACCCGATCTGCGACAAGTTGATGGGTCAGACGGCCGAGACGCTGGCCACGCGTGGCGAGATCTCACGGGAAGAGCAGGATGCCTACGCCGCCCGAAGTCAACAGCGTGCGGAGATCGCCGTCGAGCATGGCCGCTTCGACGCGGAGATGATGAAAGTGGACATCTCGACGCGGAAGGGTGTCGTGACCGTCGAACGGGACGAGCATCCCCGCGCCGGCGTCACGGCCGACGGAATCTCACGAATGCGACCGGTGTTCCAGGCCGACGGCACCGTCACCGCCGCCAACAGTAGCGGCATCACCGACGGCGCCTCCGCCATGGTGGTGGCATCGGAGGAGGCGGTCGAGCGACTCAACCTCGAGCCGCTGGCACGTGTCTGCGGGTATCAGGTCGAGGGAGTCGATCCCGAGGTGATGGGCATCGGTCCTGTCCCTGCGGTCCGACGTCTCCTCAAACGGACCGAGGTCGCCCTGGATGAGATCGATCTGGTCGAGCTGAATGAGGCGTTCGCTGCGCAGGTGCTTGCGGTCGATCGCGAGCTTGGTTTCGATCCCGAGAAGTTGAACGTCAACGGCGGTGCCATCGCGCTCGGTCATCCGATCGGATGTAGCGGGAACCGGGTTGTCGTCACGCTGCTCCACGAGTTGGCACGACGGGAGGCCCGTCTCGGCCTGGCGACACTGTGCGTCTCCGGTGGGCTTGGTGGGGCGCTACTGCTGGAGCGGGTCGCGGGCTAG
- a CDS encoding SAM-dependent chlorinase/fluorinase — MKTSASVVTLTTDFGLADPYVGQMKATLCGLAPTTPIVDLCHELPSHDIRSAAFVLESSFPYTPANSVHLCVVDPGVGGDRDVLAASCRGHRFLAPDNGALDRVVARHPIDAWIRVDADRWRLEQVATTFDGRDLFAPLAAQLLNGVTIEALGTAAALPTPDRPQPLLPGEQRSVEIVWVDRFGNLVVDLHRDQLKDGAPESLVVQSGDVQISGLRRDYQAPDGRPFAVIGSSGYLEIACRERSAATTLGRGVGDSINVARPGSASTKGS; from the coding sequence ATGAAAACCTCCGCATCGGTGGTGACCCTGACGACGGACTTCGGTCTGGCGGATCCGTACGTCGGTCAGATGAAGGCCACGCTCTGTGGGCTCGCCCCGACGACACCGATCGTCGATCTGTGTCACGAGCTTCCGTCTCATGACATTCGGAGCGCGGCCTTCGTGCTCGAGTCGTCGTTTCCGTACACGCCGGCGAACAGTGTTCATCTCTGTGTCGTGGATCCCGGCGTCGGCGGCGACCGTGACGTGTTGGCCGCGTCGTGCCGGGGGCACCGGTTCCTCGCGCCCGACAACGGAGCCCTCGATCGCGTGGTCGCGCGTCACCCGATCGACGCGTGGATCCGCGTGGACGCCGACCGTTGGCGACTCGAACAGGTTGCCACCACCTTCGACGGCCGGGACCTGTTCGCCCCGCTCGCCGCACAGCTCCTGAACGGCGTGACAATCGAGGCGCTAGGAACCGCTGCGGCGTTACCCACGCCGGACCGACCGCAGCCCCTTCTACCGGGCGAGCAGCGGTCGGTGGAGATCGTCTGGGTCGATCGCTTCGGCAACCTGGTCGTCGATCTTCATCGTGACCAGCTGAAAGACGGGGCGCCGGAGAGTCTGGTCGTGCAAAGTGGCGATGTGCAGATCTCCGGCTTACGACGGGACTATCAGGCTCCCGACGGAAGACCGTTCGCAGTGATCGGCTCGTCAGGCTACCTTGAGATCGCGTGTCGTGAGCGGAGTGCCGCGACGACACTCGGTCGGGGCGTCGGAGATTCCATCAACGTCGCCCGGCCGGGATCCGCGTCGACAAAAGGAAGCTAG
- a CDS encoding carbamoyltransferase, which yields MYILGINAYHGDSAACLVVDGKLVAAIEEERIRRIKHWAGFPSEAIQFCLDYAGLKISDIEHIAIGRNPSAHLHKKVLFAVQSRPSFAKIKDRLANMGKVRDLRSTLAEALEVDPSQIKATMHNVEHHRAHMASSFLLSPFDEAACLTIDGMGDFVSTMWGHGKGSRIDVDQWIEFPHSMGQFYTAATQYIGFPYYGDEYKVMGLAPYGEPEYLDAFHEIIRLKDNGKFDLDLDFFNHHSKGAEMQWENGSPQLGAVFTDAWARRFGPARQKDEPLETKHLNIARSVQAMAEVVYFHTLNHLAKSTGSSRVCLAGGCSYNSVANGKIFEHTPFRDMHIHPAAGDAGTAVGAAYWVWNVELGQPRNYVLPNAYLGPEYSDARIRADLDAAGLPYEWIDDEQALCDRTVSRIVEGEVVGWFQGRSEWGPRALGNRSIVVDPRRPDMKEILNERIKRRENFRPFAPSILAERSGEYFEDSYPVPYMQQVYMIRPEKRAEIPAVTHEDGTGRLQTVAREENPLYHRLISTFGEKTGTPIVLNTSFNENEPVVNEPGHAIDCFTRTKMDVLVVGKAFLRKEG from the coding sequence GTGTACATCCTGGGCATCAATGCCTATCACGGTGATTCTGCTGCGTGTCTCGTAGTCGACGGCAAACTGGTTGCCGCCATCGAGGAAGAGCGGATCCGTCGGATCAAGCACTGGGCCGGATTCCCGTCCGAGGCGATCCAGTTCTGTCTCGACTACGCCGGATTGAAGATCTCCGACATCGAACACATCGCGATCGGTCGGAACCCCTCGGCTCATCTCCACAAGAAAGTGTTGTTTGCGGTTCAGAGTCGCCCGTCGTTTGCCAAGATCAAGGATCGTCTGGCCAACATGGGCAAGGTGCGAGATCTGCGCAGCACGTTAGCCGAGGCGCTGGAAGTCGACCCGTCGCAGATCAAGGCGACGATGCACAACGTCGAACACCATCGTGCTCACATGGCGTCGTCGTTCCTGCTCTCGCCCTTCGACGAGGCGGCCTGCCTGACCATCGACGGCATGGGAGACTTCGTCTCCACGATGTGGGGTCACGGCAAGGGCAGTCGCATCGATGTCGACCAGTGGATCGAGTTTCCCCATTCGATGGGTCAGTTTTACACGGCGGCGACGCAGTACATCGGCTTTCCGTATTACGGTGACGAGTACAAGGTGATGGGGCTGGCGCCCTACGGCGAGCCCGAGTATCTCGACGCGTTCCACGAGATCATCCGACTCAAGGACAACGGGAAGTTCGATCTCGATCTGGACTTCTTCAATCATCACTCCAAGGGCGCGGAGATGCAGTGGGAGAACGGTTCGCCCCAGCTGGGTGCCGTGTTCACCGACGCCTGGGCCCGACGCTTCGGTCCCGCACGACAGAAGGACGAGCCCCTCGAAACGAAGCACCTCAACATCGCCCGCTCGGTTCAGGCGATGGCGGAGGTCGTCTATTTCCACACGCTCAACCATCTGGCCAAATCCACCGGGAGTTCGCGGGTCTGTCTGGCCGGTGGCTGCTCGTACAATTCGGTGGCCAACGGCAAGATCTTCGAGCACACACCGTTTCGCGACATGCACATCCACCCGGCCGCCGGGGACGCCGGGACGGCGGTGGGTGCCGCGTACTGGGTCTGGAACGTCGAGCTGGGTCAGCCACGCAACTACGTTCTGCCCAACGCGTATCTCGGGCCGGAATACAGCGATGCACGGATCCGTGCCGATCTGGATGCGGCCGGGCTGCCATACGAGTGGATCGATGACGAACAGGCGCTCTGCGATCGAACCGTCTCGCGGATCGTCGAGGGCGAGGTCGTGGGCTGGTTCCAGGGACGTAGCGAGTGGGGGCCGCGGGCCCTCGGGAACCGGTCGATCGTGGTCGACCCGCGTCGCCCCGACATGAAGGAGATTCTCAACGAGCGGATCAAGCGTCGTGAGAACTTCCGTCCCTTCGCCCCGTCGATTCTGGCGGAGCGCTCCGGCGAGTACTTCGAGGATTCGTACCCGGTGCCCTACATGCAGCAGGTCTACATGATCCGGCCGGAGAAGCGTGCCGAGATTCCCGCGGTGACCCACGAGGACGGCACCGGTCGCCTGCAGACGGTCGCCAGGGAAGAGAACCCTTTGTACCACCGACTGATCTCGACTTTCGGCGAGAAGACCGGAACGCCGATCGTTCTTAACACCTCGTTCAACGAGAACGAGCCGGTGGTCAACGAACCGGGGCACGCCATCGATTGCTTTACGCGCACAAAGATGGACGTGCTGGTCGTGGGGAAGGCCTTCCTCCGTAAGGAAGGTTAG
- a CDS encoding sulfotransferase produces the protein MAIKLIVQGLRRSGTTIFWRTLRQDARLTCFDEPFSQQLQYLPSTKLIYNPQEFHRLLQRDGVAFWERFTPIGANEELRSGFSDRQRNWLRFLADEGEQMMFDTTRCQYKIQDLHDEAPDAVFVHLYRHPASHATSHMLPRRTGRFAGIRRWLDKRHFFTRDGKYNGWQFEKIIGKTTDSLFAHRLAESGIDPATVYALPAVGRLMVYWHHCFNKVEQDGRRIYGRRFVSLNFDAFCDDPLATLGKVYDALEMELPEFDLSTIHPANKPHRHDAAEWKQLAPWSELPDTNP, from the coding sequence ATGGCGATCAAGCTGATCGTCCAGGGGCTCAGGCGTTCGGGGACGACGATCTTCTGGCGAACGCTGCGGCAGGATGCTCGTCTGACCTGTTTCGACGAGCCGTTCAGTCAGCAACTCCAGTACCTGCCAAGCACGAAGCTGATCTACAACCCGCAAGAGTTCCACCGACTCCTGCAGCGAGACGGGGTCGCGTTCTGGGAGCGCTTCACGCCGATCGGTGCCAACGAGGAATTGCGCTCGGGGTTCAGTGACCGTCAGCGAAACTGGTTACGATTCCTGGCGGACGAGGGCGAACAGATGATGTTCGACACGACCCGCTGCCAGTACAAGATTCAGGATCTGCACGACGAAGCACCCGACGCCGTCTTCGTGCATCTCTACCGCCACCCCGCGAGTCATGCGACTTCCCATATGCTTCCCCGGCGCACGGGGCGCTTCGCCGGGATCCGTCGCTGGTTGGACAAGCGGCACTTCTTTACCCGTGACGGCAAGTACAACGGGTGGCAGTTCGAGAAGATCATCGGCAAGACGACCGACTCGCTGTTCGCCCATCGCCTGGCGGAATCCGGCATCGACCCCGCGACGGTCTACGCCTTGCCTGCCGTCGGGCGGCTGATGGTCTACTGGCACCACTGTTTCAACAAGGTGGAGCAGGACGGACGCCGGATCTACGGGCGACGCTTCGTCTCGTTGAACTTCGACGCGTTCTGCGACGATCCACTGGCGACGCTGGGGAAGGTCTACGACGCGTTGGAGATGGAACTGCCGGAGTTCGACCTGTCGACCATCCATCCCGCCAACAAACCGCATCGGCACGACGCAGCGGAGTGGAAGCAACTGGCACCCTGGAGCGAGCTACCGGACACGAACCCGTGA